One window from the genome of Mauremys mutica isolate MM-2020 ecotype Southern chromosome 4, ASM2049712v1, whole genome shotgun sequence encodes:
- the LOC123370419 gene encoding AH receptor-interacting protein isoform X1 — protein MADQAAQLLADGIAKRLVQEGRGPTPDYRDGTKATFHYRTMLSDGEHRVLDDSRARGKPMELIIGKKFKLPVWETILSTMRDGEQAEFLCDTKHVVLYPLVAKSLRNIAAGKDPLEGQRHCCGIAQMHEHHSLGYPDLDDLQQNPQPLIFAIDLLKVEAPGSYRQDPWAMTDEEKMQAVPLIHEEGNELYRQGKVTEAAAKYYDAIACLKNLQMKEQPGSPDWIQLDLKITPLLLNYCQCKLLCHEYYEVLDHCSTILNKYEDNVKAYFKRGKAHAAVWNTAEAQADFAKVLALDPSLGPVVAKELRSLETRLRQKDSEDKIRFKGIFSQ, from the exons GCCACTTTCCACTACCGCACCATGCTGTCCGACGGGGAGCACCGCGTGCTGGACgacagccgtgcccgcgggaagCCCATGGAGCTCATTATTGGCAAGAAATTCAAGCTGCCAGTGTGGGAGACCATCCTGAGCACCATGCGGGACGGGGAGCAGGCTGAGTTCCTGTGTGACACCAAG CACGTGGTGCTGTACCCGCTGGTGGCGAAGAGCCTGCGGAACATCGCGGCGGGGAAGGACCCCCTGGAGGGGCAGCGGCACTGCTGCGGCATCGCCCAGATGCATGAGCACCACTCTCTGGGCTACCCCGACCTGGATGACCTGCAGCAGAACCCCCAGCCCCTGATCTTCGCCATCGACCTGCTGAAG GTGGAGGCACCCGGATCCTACCGGCAGGACCCGTGGGCCATGACGGACGAGGAGAAGATGCAGGCTGTTCCGCTGATCCACGAGGAGGGCAACGAACTCTATCGCCAGGGCAAGGTGACCGAGGCGGCCGCCAAGTACTACGATGCCATCGCCTGCCTGAAGAACCTGCAGATGAAG GAGCAGCCGGGCTCCCCAGACTGGATCCAGCTGGACCTGAAGATCACCCCCTTGCTGCTGAACTACTGCCAGTGCAAGCTGCTGTGCCATGAATACTATGAGGTGCTGGACCACTGCTCCACCATCCTCAATAAGTATGAAG ACAACGTCAAGGCCTATTTCAAGCGGGGGAAGGCGCATGCCGCCGTGTGGAATACGGCCGAGGCCCAGGCCGACTTCGCCAAGGTGCTGGCGCTGGACCCGTCGCTGGGCCCCGTGGTGGCCAAGGAGCTGCGCAGCCTGGAGACGCGCCTGCGCCAGAAGGACAGTGAGGACAAGATCCGCTTCAAGGGCATCTTCTCCCAGTAG